A stretch of Candidatus Sulfotelmatobacter sp. DNA encodes these proteins:
- a CDS encoding serine hydrolase domain-containing protein, whose translation MRSIAAAETVAPKAVGLSAKRLARLTDAFERDVAAGAIPGAVVLIARKGRTAYLRAFGYRDREAEAPMALDTIFRAASMTKPMVVVAALMLAEEGRLQTYHDLADYLPEWGDVKVGIERGEGENRTLELVTPRRAITVQDLMRHTSGLTYGAFGDSLVQRAYRAANVTDPRQTNAEMSVKLAALPLASHPGSTWEYGMSIDVLGRVVEVVSGMSLDAFVAERITGPLAMHDTAFRLPEGDDARLAWPQVDPGTGERPDLRYLYDPVNPPRWIMGGGGLLSTAGDYARFAHALAEGGILEGTRILARSSVALMTADHLPPQIAYAPWTARLGISAPLPELGQGFGLGVAVRTAPGRNPSPGSVGDWCWSGISGTYFWVDPAEELVTVLMLQAPLQRIHYRALLRDLVYQAVR comes from the coding sequence ATGCGATCGATCGCCGCCGCTGAAACGGTCGCGCCGAAGGCGGTCGGCCTGTCGGCCAAACGCCTGGCGCGGCTGACCGACGCGTTCGAACGCGACGTCGCGGCCGGCGCGATCCCCGGCGCGGTCGTGCTGATCGCGCGCAAGGGCCGCACCGCGTATCTGCGCGCGTTCGGGTACCGCGACCGCGAGGCCGAAGCGCCGATGGCGCTCGACACGATCTTCCGAGCCGCCTCGATGACCAAACCGATGGTCGTCGTCGCGGCGCTGATGCTGGCGGAAGAAGGCCGCCTGCAGACCTATCACGACCTCGCCGACTACTTGCCCGAATGGGGTGACGTCAAGGTCGGCATCGAGCGCGGCGAAGGCGAGAATCGCACGCTCGAGCTGGTGACGCCGCGCCGCGCCATCACCGTTCAGGACCTCATGCGTCACACCTCGGGGCTGACGTACGGCGCGTTCGGCGACTCGCTCGTGCAGCGCGCGTACCGCGCGGCCAACGTCACCGATCCGCGCCAGACGAACGCGGAGATGAGCGTCAAGCTGGCCGCGCTGCCGCTGGCCTCGCACCCCGGCAGCACGTGGGAGTACGGGATGTCGATCGACGTGCTCGGGCGCGTCGTCGAGGTCGTCTCGGGGATGTCGCTCGACGCGTTCGTCGCCGAGCGCATCACCGGGCCGCTGGCGATGCACGACACCGCCTTCCGGCTGCCCGAGGGCGATGATGCGCGGCTGGCTTGGCCGCAGGTCGATCCCGGCACCGGCGAACGCCCTGATTTGCGCTACCTGTACGATCCCGTGAATCCGCCGCGCTGGATCATGGGCGGCGGTGGGCTGCTCTCGACGGCCGGCGACTACGCGCGCTTCGCGCACGCGCTGGCCGAGGGCGGCATCCTCGAAGGGACGCGCATCTTGGCGCGCAGCTCGGTCGCCCTGATGACCGCCGACCATCTGCCGCCGCAGATCGCCTACGCGCCCTGGACCGCGCGGCTCGGGATCAGCGCGCCGCTGCCGGAGTTGGGCCAAGGCTTCGGCTTGGGCGTCGCGGTGCGCACCGCGCCGGGCCGCAATCCCTCGCCCGGCTCGGTCGGCGACTGGTGTTGGTCGGGCATCTCGGGGACCTACTTCTGGGTCGATCCGGCCGAAGAGCTGGTGACGGTGCTGATGCTGCAGGCGCCGCTGCAGCGCATCCACTACCGCGCGCTGCTGCGCGACCTCGTCTACCAGGCGGTCCGCTAA
- a CDS encoding EAL domain-containing protein, translating to MKGGTKMGIPTVRGTGAAGSAAEAEIDAIRAVFDAAAEAPHALEERLSILLCGGLAVTDASIALIAQADGTIVASETRGGVVEDDTLQLAAEAMQARGPESFGDASYIASLGPELRFAMRWNPGRSVCHRLARAIGMSFGRAFARAAQESVQSADPNADALTGLPTRADVVRALDDAISGARRTGARVGVLFIDLDGFKDVNDSFGHAVGDETLVEAGRRMAEALRRGDTLGRYGGDEFVAVLSVGEDEIEMAEAAQRFLERVVINVEEGDLRLTVRTSIGVAVFPDDGSTQEELLRHADEALYAAKQLGGGRVRWYRDGVGRAVNARREFRAGLRSADFERDFMLCFQPIVSTRSHRVVGAEALVRWRHPERGWLAPRSFLQAEGTAATSSALDVKVIRAIGEVLRINGDRRIDTRIHINVSSWSDEVWRALDTLFGEIPDSPQRLALEVREATALADVDAGGSFLRRVGRLGVPVGIDGFGAAHTSLQALAALPLDFIKINPRGAGGSDVQWTRVAAAAVAVARGLNVRAIAEGVEDREQAQWLISNGVEELQGYLVGQPMTPPDFADWLASGHARAVGGW from the coding sequence GTGAAAGGGGGGACGAAGATGGGCATCCCGACGGTGCGCGGGACCGGCGCGGCCGGTTCGGCCGCCGAAGCGGAGATCGACGCGATCCGGGCCGTGTTCGACGCCGCCGCCGAAGCCCCGCACGCGCTCGAAGAGCGCCTGAGCATTCTGTTGTGTGGCGGCTTGGCCGTCACCGACGCTTCGATCGCGCTGATCGCGCAGGCCGACGGAACGATCGTCGCCTCCGAGACGCGCGGCGGCGTGGTCGAGGACGACACGCTGCAGCTGGCCGCCGAAGCGATGCAAGCGCGCGGTCCCGAGAGCTTCGGCGACGCGTCGTACATCGCGTCGCTGGGCCCCGAGCTGCGCTTCGCGATGCGCTGGAACCCCGGCCGCTCGGTCTGTCACCGCTTGGCGCGCGCGATCGGCATGTCGTTCGGCCGCGCCTTCGCGCGCGCGGCGCAAGAGAGCGTGCAGAGCGCCGATCCCAATGCCGACGCGCTGACCGGTCTGCCCACCCGGGCCGACGTCGTGCGCGCGCTCGACGATGCGATCTCCGGCGCGCGGCGCACCGGGGCGCGGGTCGGCGTGCTGTTCATCGACCTGGACGGCTTCAAGGACGTCAACGACAGCTTCGGCCACGCGGTCGGCGACGAGACGCTGGTCGAAGCCGGCCGGCGGATGGCCGAAGCGCTGCGGCGCGGCGACACGCTGGGCCGGTACGGCGGCGACGAGTTCGTCGCGGTGCTCAGCGTGGGCGAAGACGAGATCGAGATGGCCGAGGCGGCGCAGCGCTTCCTCGAACGCGTCGTGATCAACGTCGAAGAGGGCGACCTGCGGCTGACGGTGCGCACCAGCATCGGGGTCGCGGTGTTCCCCGACGACGGCTCGACGCAAGAGGAGCTGCTGCGGCACGCCGACGAGGCGCTCTACGCGGCCAAACAGCTCGGCGGCGGCCGGGTGCGCTGGTACCGCGACGGCGTCGGCCGCGCGGTCAACGCGCGCCGCGAGTTCCGTGCCGGCCTGCGCAGCGCCGACTTCGAGCGCGACTTCATGCTGTGCTTCCAGCCGATCGTCTCGACGCGCTCGCATCGGGTCGTCGGCGCCGAAGCACTGGTGCGCTGGCGGCATCCGGAGCGCGGCTGGCTCGCGCCGCGTTCGTTCTTGCAGGCCGAGGGGACGGCGGCGACCTCGTCGGCCCTCGACGTCAAGGTGATCCGTGCGATCGGCGAGGTGCTGCGCATCAACGGCGATCGCCGCATCGACACGCGCATCCACATCAACGTCTCGAGCTGGAGCGACGAGGTCTGGCGCGCGCTGGACACGCTCTTCGGCGAGATCCCGGACTCGCCGCAGCGGCTGGCTCTCGAAGTCCGCGAGGCGACGGCTCTGGCCGACGTCGACGCGGGCGGCTCGTTCCTGCGCCGGGTCGGTCGGCTGGGCGTGCCGGTCGGGATCGACGGCTTCGGCGCGGCCCACACCTCGCTGCAAGCACTGGCGGCGCTGCCGCTCGATTTCATCAAGATCAACCCGCGCGGAGCGGGCGGCAGCGACGTCCAGTGGACGCGGGTCGCCGCGGCGGCGGTCGCAGTCGCGCGTGGGCTCAACGTCCGCGCGATCGCCGAGGGTGTCGAGGACCGGGAGCAGGCGCAGTGGCTGATCTCGAACGGCGTCGAGGAACTCCAGGGTTATCTGGTCGGGCAGCCGATGACCCCGCCCGACTTCGCCGACTGGCTCGCCTCCGGGCACGCCCGAGCCGTCGGCGGCTGGTAG
- a CDS encoding AMP-binding protein gives MSATPTLERWNPTAEQVASANLTAFAHTLGVEGYRGLLDAAQRDLPGFYERLVEKLRLRWDTTAERVLDLERGKPFARWFPGARLNAAANCLDRWVDRGLGSAEALVWEGEDGAERRYTFRELRDAVARLGTVLRDAGVRKGDRVGIFMPLIPETAIGLLAIAYIGAIAVPAFSGYGPDALATRLADAGAKVLMTVDGVTRRGKPVVSKVVADEALAQAPSVTTVLVYPRIGLDVPMTPGRDVRWDEAVARAQPLATYEHTGADDQIMLLYTSGSTGKPKGANHVHGGFPLKAMIDQYLLMDVKEGDRMLWFTDMGWMMGPWLVFGSLGLGASIMLYEGTPDYPHPDRLWSICARHAVTHLGIAPTAIRSLMAHGDEWPARHDLSGLRILASSGEPWNTEPWKWFATHVGRGVAPIINYSGGTEIGGGIVGCVPTLPLVPNSFHGPVPGMIADVYDAQGKPLRGAVGELVVTQPWPGMTQSFWGGDPHTADDARYLATYWERFPDTWVHGDWCEVDADGFWFIRGRSDDTINVAGKRVGPAEFESAVVSHPKIKEAAAIAVPDEIKGDVVVVLAVAKNAADEGDALRAELFAIVDRVMGKSLRPKAIQFVDDLPKTRNLKVMRRVARGRYLGATDLGDLSALDNPGALDAIDRRR, from the coding sequence ATGAGCGCGACGCCGACCTTGGAACGCTGGAACCCGACCGCCGAACAGGTCGCGAGCGCGAACCTGACCGCCTTCGCGCACACCCTCGGCGTCGAGGGATATCGCGGCTTGCTCGACGCGGCACAGCGCGATCTGCCCGGCTTCTACGAGCGGCTCGTCGAGAAGCTGCGGCTGCGGTGGGACACGACCGCGGAACGCGTGCTCGACCTCGAGCGCGGCAAGCCGTTCGCGCGCTGGTTCCCCGGCGCGCGGCTGAACGCGGCGGCGAACTGTCTCGACCGTTGGGTGGACCGTGGCCTGGGCTCGGCCGAAGCGTTGGTCTGGGAAGGTGAAGACGGCGCCGAGCGCCGCTACACGTTCCGCGAGCTGCGCGACGCGGTCGCGCGGTTGGGGACGGTGCTGCGCGACGCCGGCGTGCGCAAAGGCGACCGGGTCGGCATCTTCATGCCGCTGATCCCCGAGACGGCGATCGGGCTGCTCGCGATCGCGTACATCGGCGCGATCGCGGTGCCGGCGTTCTCGGGGTACGGCCCCGACGCGCTGGCGACGCGGCTGGCCGACGCCGGCGCGAAGGTGCTGATGACGGTCGACGGCGTGACTCGCCGCGGCAAGCCGGTGGTCAGCAAAGTCGTCGCCGATGAAGCGCTCGCGCAGGCGCCCAGCGTGACGACGGTGCTCGTCTATCCGCGCATCGGCCTGGACGTGCCGATGACGCCCGGCCGCGACGTGCGCTGGGACGAAGCCGTCGCGCGGGCGCAGCCGCTCGCGACCTACGAGCACACCGGCGCCGACGACCAGATCATGCTGCTCTACACCAGCGGCTCGACCGGCAAGCCGAAGGGCGCGAACCACGTCCACGGCGGCTTCCCGCTCAAAGCGATGATCGATCAATACCTCCTCATGGACGTGAAGGAGGGCGATCGCATGCTGTGGTTCACCGACATGGGCTGGATGATGGGCCCGTGGCTGGTGTTCGGTTCGCTCGGACTGGGCGCCTCGATCATGCTCTACGAGGGGACGCCCGACTATCCGCATCCCGATCGGCTGTGGAGCATCTGCGCGCGCCATGCCGTCACCCACTTGGGGATCGCGCCGACCGCGATCCGCTCGCTGATGGCGCACGGCGACGAATGGCCGGCGCGTCACGACCTCTCCGGGCTGCGCATCCTCGCCTCGAGCGGCGAGCCGTGGAACACCGAGCCGTGGAAGTGGTTCGCCACGCACGTCGGACGCGGCGTCGCGCCGATCATCAACTACTCGGGCGGGACGGAGATCGGCGGCGGCATCGTCGGCTGCGTGCCGACCCTGCCGCTGGTCCCCAACTCGTTCCACGGCCCGGTCCCCGGTATGATCGCCGACGTCTACGACGCGCAGGGCAAGCCGCTGCGCGGCGCGGTCGGCGAGCTGGTCGTCACGCAGCCCTGGCCGGGGATGACGCAGTCGTTCTGGGGCGGCGATCCGCACACGGCCGACGATGCGCGCTACTTGGCGACGTATTGGGAGCGCTTCCCCGACACGTGGGTGCACGGCGACTGGTGCGAGGTCGACGCCGACGGCTTCTGGTTCATCCGCGGCCGCAGCGACGACACGATCAACGTCGCCGGCAAGCGCGTCGGGCCGGCCGAGTTCGAGAGCGCCGTCGTTTCGCACCCGAAGATCAAAGAGGCGGCGGCGATCGCGGTGCCCGACGAGATCAAAGGCGACGTCGTGGTCGTGCTGGCGGTGGCCAAGAACGCCGCCGACGAGGGCGACGCGCTGCGCGCCGAGCTGTTCGCGATCGTCGATCGCGTGATGGGCAAATCGCTGCGGCCCAAGGCGATCCAGTTCGTCGACGACTTGCCCAAGACACGCAATCTCAAAGTGATGCGGCGCGTGGCGCGCGGCCGCTACCTCGGCGCGACGGATCTGGGCGACCTCAGCGCGCTCGACAACCCCGGAGCGCTCGATGCGATCGATCGCCGCCGCTGA
- a CDS encoding helix-turn-helix transcriptional regulator: MRWFPEGPPRREQPESDDVVVVLRELQLRDAPLPALVVRSRSRGAMFIALGRHGGPLAVVRLDHDERGFRPARIAETRRFVEEHGGALTHWVVDGSTPSWSRNNTTVSFVIDERLRPALVEAAGTDESPLHALYRPREGCTPPLLIDTVRDLVRELGERPAEPAATRSLPFAFVRISRLAGAATPYYLVAVEPARRRGTILRAMSRYQLSRREGQVLGEVLRGLSSSEIGESLSISGSTATFHLKALLRKTGSRNRTELTARVLGWDGEG, from the coding sequence GTGCGATGGTTCCCGGAGGGGCCGCCGCGGCGCGAGCAGCCCGAGAGCGACGACGTGGTCGTCGTGCTGCGGGAGCTGCAGCTGCGCGACGCGCCGTTGCCGGCGCTGGTCGTGCGCAGTCGCAGCCGCGGCGCGATGTTCATCGCACTGGGCCGCCACGGCGGACCGTTGGCCGTCGTCCGGCTCGACCACGACGAGCGCGGTTTCCGGCCGGCGCGCATCGCCGAGACGCGGCGGTTCGTCGAGGAGCACGGCGGCGCGCTGACCCACTGGGTCGTCGACGGCAGCACCCCTTCGTGGAGCCGCAACAACACGACCGTCAGCTTCGTCATCGACGAGCGGCTGCGCCCGGCGCTGGTCGAAGCGGCCGGGACGGACGAGTCGCCGCTCCACGCGCTCTACCGCCCGCGCGAAGGCTGCACCCCGCCGCTCCTGATCGACACCGTGCGCGACCTGGTACGCGAGCTGGGCGAACGGCCCGCCGAGCCGGCCGCGACGCGTTCGCTGCCGTTCGCCTTCGTGCGGATCTCGCGGCTGGCCGGGGCGGCGACGCCGTATTACCTGGTCGCGGTGGAACCCGCGCGCCGTCGCGGCACGATCCTGCGTGCGATGTCGCGCTATCAGCTCAGCCGTCGCGAAGGCCAGGTGCTCGGCGAAGTGCTGCGCGGCCTCTCCAGCAGCGAGATCGGCGAGTCGCTCTCGATCTCCGGCTCGACCGCGACCTTCCACCTCAAGGCGCTGCTGCGCAAGACCGGCTCGCGCAATCGCACCGAGCTGACCGCCCGCGTCCTGGGCTGGGACGGCGAAGGCTGA
- a CDS encoding ABC-2 family transporter protein, with translation MRSPLARMANVYREYWRINVLTTLEYRENFLIWFLFTFVYHGSALAALWIVLTRFPEMNGWNFKQMAFLYALWMLAHALHNTLFSAVSDVPDHIREGEFDRIMVRPLDALFQAIATPGQVFPDELILAILTFVAACIYSGVHIDLLFVVFVPLIVIGGALIDLALNLAISTAAFWVVRVDAMRWIFVQLEQEFTRYPLSIYSRAVRVVLTFVFPFAFMNYFPATFFLGKPEAALSLPPLVGLLTPVIGVVFVAIAYAFWRFGLDRYQGVGH, from the coding sequence ATGCGTTCTCCGCTGGCGCGCATGGCCAACGTCTATCGCGAGTACTGGCGCATCAACGTGCTCACCACGCTGGAGTACCGCGAGAACTTCCTGATCTGGTTTCTGTTCACGTTCGTCTACCACGGCTCGGCGCTGGCGGCGCTGTGGATCGTGTTGACCCGGTTCCCCGAGATGAACGGCTGGAACTTCAAGCAGATGGCGTTCCTGTACGCCCTGTGGATGCTGGCGCACGCGCTGCACAACACGCTCTTCTCGGCCGTCTCCGACGTGCCCGACCACATCCGCGAGGGCGAGTTCGACCGCATCATGGTCCGCCCGCTCGACGCGCTCTTCCAAGCGATCGCGACGCCCGGCCAAGTCTTCCCCGACGAGCTGATCCTGGCGATCCTGACCTTCGTCGCCGCCTGCATCTACAGCGGCGTCCACATCGACCTGCTGTTCGTCGTGTTCGTGCCGCTGATCGTGATCGGCGGCGCGCTGATCGATCTGGCGCTCAACCTGGCCATCTCGACCGCCGCGTTCTGGGTCGTGCGGGTCGACGCGATGCGCTGGATCTTCGTGCAGCTCGAACAGGAGTTCACCCGCTACCCGCTGAGCATCTACTCGCGCGCCGTGCGCGTCGTGCTGACCTTCGTCTTCCCGTTCGCCTTCATGAACTATTTCCCGGCGACGTTCTTCCTGGGCAAGCCCGAAGCGGCGCTCTCGCTCCCGCCCCTCGTCGGCCTGTTGACGCCGGTCATCGGCGTCGTCTTCGTCGCGATCGCCTACGCGTTCTGGCGCTTCGGCCTGGACCGCTACCAGGGCGTCGGGCACTAG
- a CDS encoding ABC transporter ATP-binding protein: MLGGPPVHLMWSNMFSPNRPKITRRVELRRILALFRPYLAQMLLVLACILVGALLGLLPPLFTKWLIDSAIPQHSMHAVWLLVGGMVGVALVTGVVGVYQGFLNSVLGEGIMRDIRTSLVAHLHCMPLSFFTGTKTGEIMNRVSSDVDNIDNVVTGTLVTIVTNVFVILTTVATIFVLNWKLALISLAVIPLMILPLSPVGRRMYDVRKLTREKRDEIESITQETLSISGITLIKSFVRERFERDRFYKVGTDLMKLEINLAMVGRWFIAAITAMVVVGPAIVWLVGAWLAIRGDLTVGTIVAFVAYLGRLYGPASALAGVQVQIVSALAVFERIFEYLDMAPEGNERPDALALRDVRGEVAFEDVHFSYTPERVALDGVTLRIAPGQMAAFVGPSGAGKTTITQLVPRFYDPQSGTIRIDGYDVRDLTLASLRENIGIVTQETYLFHDTIASNLRYARPDATQEQVVAAARAANIHDFIASLPDGYDTIVGERGHKLSGGERQRLAIARVLLKNPCILILDEATSALDSGNEAAIQAALVPLMEGRTSLVIAHRLSTILHADVIFVVEHGRIVEQGTHEQLLARDGAYAQLYWKQFRDRAEAVAT; encoded by the coding sequence TGTTTCGTCCGTACCTCGCCCAAATGCTGTTGGTGCTGGCCTGCATCCTGGTCGGCGCGCTGCTGGGGCTGTTGCCGCCGCTGTTCACCAAGTGGCTGATCGACAGCGCGATCCCGCAGCACAGCATGCACGCGGTGTGGCTGCTGGTCGGTGGGATGGTCGGCGTCGCGCTGGTCACCGGGGTCGTCGGCGTCTACCAGGGTTTCCTGAACTCGGTGCTGGGCGAAGGGATCATGCGCGACATCCGCACCAGCCTGGTCGCGCACCTGCACTGCATGCCGCTCTCGTTCTTCACCGGGACCAAGACCGGCGAGATCATGAACCGGGTCTCGAGCGACGTCGACAACATCGACAACGTCGTGACCGGCACGCTGGTCACCATCGTCACCAACGTCTTCGTCATCTTGACGACGGTCGCCACGATCTTCGTGCTGAACTGGAAGCTGGCGCTGATCTCGCTGGCCGTCATCCCGCTGATGATCTTGCCGCTCTCGCCGGTCGGCCGGCGCATGTACGACGTGCGCAAGCTGACCCGCGAAAAGCGCGACGAGATCGAGTCGATCACCCAGGAGACGCTCTCGATCTCCGGGATCACGCTGATCAAGTCGTTCGTGCGCGAGCGCTTCGAGCGCGACCGCTTCTACAAGGTCGGCACCGACCTGATGAAGCTCGAGATCAACCTGGCCATGGTCGGCCGCTGGTTCATCGCCGCGATCACGGCGATGGTCGTGGTCGGCCCGGCGATCGTGTGGCTGGTCGGCGCGTGGCTGGCGATTCGCGGCGACCTGACCGTCGGTACCATCGTCGCCTTCGTCGCGTATCTAGGCCGCCTCTACGGCCCGGCCTCGGCGCTGGCCGGCGTGCAGGTGCAGATCGTCTCGGCGCTGGCGGTGTTCGAGCGCATCTTCGAGTACCTCGACATGGCGCCCGAAGGGAACGAGCGGCCCGACGCGCTCGCGCTGCGCGACGTGCGCGGCGAGGTCGCCTTCGAGGACGTCCACTTCTCGTACACGCCCGAGCGCGTCGCCCTCGACGGCGTGACGCTGCGCATCGCCCCCGGACAGATGGCTGCCTTCGTCGGACCGTCGGGCGCCGGCAAAACCACGATCACGCAGCTCGTGCCGCGCTTCTACGATCCGCAGTCGGGGACGATCCGCATCGACGGCTACGACGTGCGCGACCTGACCCTGGCGAGCCTGCGCGAGAACATCGGCATCGTCACCCAGGAGACCTATCTCTTCCACGACACGATCGCGTCGAATCTGCGCTACGCACGGCCCGACGCGACCCAAGAGCAGGTCGTCGCGGCGGCCCGCGCCGCCAACATCCACGACTTCATCGCCTCGCTGCCCGACGGCTACGACACGATCGTCGGCGAACGCGGCCACAAGCTCTCCGGCGGCGAGCGCCAGCGCCTCGCGATCGCACGCGTGCTGCTCAAGAACCCGTGCATCCTGATCCTCGACGAGGCGACCAGCGCGCTCGACTCCGGCAACGAAGCCGCCATCCAAGCCGCGCTCGTCCCGTTGATGGAAGGCCGCACCAGCTTGGTGATCGCGCACCGCCTCTCGACGATCTTGCACGCCGACGTCATCTTCGTCGTCGAGCACGGCCGCATCGTCGAGCAAGGCACGCACGAGCAGCTGCTCGCCCGCGACGGCGCCTACGCCCAGCTCTATTGGAAGCAGTTCCGCGACCGCGCCGAAGCGGTCGCGACCTGA
- a CDS encoding ABC-2 family transporter protein: MTATLATTRPKFRWAPYLALASRAMAREATYRFDVFTSIGSVLVRLYLLKMVWSALYAHNATPAELPLHAVITYSAVALLMGLVMDIDQTRALHDRLHDGTIVSDFLKPINVALGFFADGTGEVLFHAVLIVPSLVLALLVVHIDVPPAATLAMFALSFVLGYLVGFWINFILNCTAFWTLEISAVQLIVTWLTDLLGGEIIPLVLFPVVLQKIVFVLPFAAMFSTPLLIYVGVIPPAGWLAAVGVQAVWAVVLAIVAGLMWRAGARRIVAQGG, encoded by the coding sequence GTGACGGCCACCCTCGCGACGACGCGGCCGAAATTTCGCTGGGCGCCGTACCTGGCGCTGGCCTCGCGGGCGATGGCGCGCGAGGCGACGTACCGCTTCGACGTGTTCACCAGCATCGGCTCGGTGCTGGTGCGCTTGTACCTGTTGAAGATGGTGTGGTCGGCGCTCTACGCGCACAATGCCACGCCGGCCGAGCTGCCGCTGCACGCGGTGATCACCTACTCGGCGGTGGCGCTGCTGATGGGCCTGGTGATGGACATCGACCAGACCCGCGCGCTGCACGACCGGCTGCACGACGGCACGATCGTGAGCGACTTCCTCAAGCCGATCAACGTTGCGTTGGGGTTCTTCGCCGACGGCACCGGCGAGGTGCTCTTCCACGCGGTGCTGATCGTCCCGTCGCTGGTGCTGGCGCTGCTGGTCGTCCACATCGACGTCCCGCCGGCGGCGACCCTGGCGATGTTCGCGCTCAGCTTCGTGCTGGGCTACCTGGTCGGTTTTTGGATCAACTTCATCCTCAACTGCACGGCCTTCTGGACGCTCGAGATCAGCGCGGTCCAGCTGATCGTCACCTGGCTGACCGACCTGTTGGGCGGCGAGATCATCCCGCTAGTGCTCTTCCCGGTCGTGCTGCAGAAGATCGTCTTCGTGCTGCCGTTCGCGGCCATGTTCTCGACCCCGCTGTTGATCTACGTCGGCGTCATTCCGCCCGCGGGCTGGCTCGCGGCGGTCGGCGTGCAAGCGGTGTGGGCGGTCGTCTTGGCGATCGTGGCGGGGCTGATGTGGCGGGCCGGCGCGCGGCGCATCGTCGCGCAAGGCGGCTGA
- a CDS encoding acyl-CoA dehydrogenase family protein: MSIAPPRTTASDEEAMILDVVRDLVKDRVEPRAAEIDATGEYPWDIQKLFAENDLLGIPFPAEFGGLGGSFVTYVKVVEEVAKACASSALIIAVQELGALPIIIGGSDEQKQRWIPDLASGKKIAAYALTEPGSGSDAAGSMRTRAVKDGEDYVLDGTKIWITQGSVADVVTVFAVTDPTKGANGITAFVVEKGTPGFVVGKTEKKMGIRGSPTNELVFTGCRVPAANRLGADGEGFKIAMKVLDKSRPGIAAQALGIAQGALDYATEYTKQRVAFGKPISQQQGLQFMLADMKTEVEAARLLLYTCAQKCDEGAADVTTWAAMAKLKCGDVAMSVTTDAVQLLGGYGYSTEYPVERMMRDAKITQIYEGTQQIQRVVIARAMVGKWTPPKAE; this comes from the coding sequence ATGTCGATCGCTCCGCCTCGCACCACGGCCTCCGACGAAGAGGCGATGATCCTCGACGTCGTTCGCGACCTCGTGAAAGACCGCGTCGAACCGCGGGCCGCCGAGATCGACGCGACCGGCGAGTACCCGTGGGACATCCAGAAGCTGTTCGCCGAGAACGACCTGCTGGGGATCCCGTTCCCGGCCGAGTTCGGCGGGTTGGGCGGCTCGTTCGTCACCTACGTCAAGGTCGTCGAGGAAGTCGCCAAGGCGTGCGCGTCGTCGGCGCTGATCATCGCGGTGCAAGAGCTGGGTGCGCTGCCGATCATCATCGGCGGCAGCGACGAGCAGAAGCAGCGCTGGATTCCGGACCTGGCCAGCGGCAAGAAGATCGCGGCCTACGCGTTGACCGAGCCGGGCTCGGGGTCCGACGCGGCCGGCTCCATGCGCACGCGCGCGGTCAAGGACGGCGAAGACTACGTTCTCGACGGCACCAAGATCTGGATCACGCAGGGCAGCGTCGCCGACGTCGTCACCGTGTTCGCGGTCACCGATCCGACCAAGGGCGCCAACGGCATCACGGCGTTCGTGGTCGAGAAGGGGACGCCGGGCTTCGTCGTCGGCAAGACGGAAAAGAAAATGGGGATCCGCGGGTCACCGACCAACGAGCTGGTCTTCACCGGCTGCCGCGTCCCCGCCGCCAACCGGCTCGGCGCCGACGGCGAGGGCTTCAAGATCGCGATGAAGGTGCTCGACAAGTCGCGGCCCGGTATCGCCGCGCAGGCGCTCGGCATCGCACAGGGCGCACTCGACTACGCCACCGAGTACACCAAACAGCGCGTCGCGTTCGGCAAACCGATCTCGCAGCAGCAGGGCCTGCAGTTCATGCTGGCCGACATGAAGACCGAGGTCGAAGCCGCACGCCTGCTGCTCTACACCTGCGCGCAGAAGTGCGACGAGGGCGCCGCCGACGTCACCACCTGGGCCGCGATGGCCAAGCTCAAGTGCGGCGACGTCGCGATGAGCGTCACCACCGACGCGGTGCAGCTGCTGGGCGGCTACGGATACTCGACCGAGTACCCCGTCGAGCGGATGATGCGCGACGCCAAGATCACGCAGATCTACGAAGGGACGCAGCAGATCCAGCGCGTCGTCATCGCGCGCGCGATGGTCGGAAAGTGGACGCCGCCGAAGGCGGAGTGA